tctgtaaaatcagctgaacgttttaattacgttgcgtTGTTAAGAGAacattaagcttctcaatgatcaaaattagtgtttgtcaaactgctatataaccattGTAATtttgctgataaaatggttggttccaattttttgaaatttatatatttttgtcaaagggtcaaagaaaaaaatatctcaaaattttatgaaaatttaaagagtcaaattgattttagtgaaagtgttaggtaccaccttaaatataGCTCCTATGGCTGTTATTGCTTCTATCATTCTCTGAACAATATTTACGATAATTGTCTTTATGTTCTTGTCAATGTAAAGTCAACTTGTTtgcattaaggtggtacccaacactttcactaaaattaattttgacaaaatatttattttgactcataaataaaaatataaaaatttcaaaaattttgaaccaaccatttcataaaacaaattacattggttatatagcagtttgacaaacaccattTTTGGTcactgagaagcttaatataCCATTTACAACACAGCGTAATAAAACGTTgcgctgactttacagagtcaAATCCCTGTAGTAGTGTTTAAAAATGATATGGGGTCATACACTACTACTATAATGGTGAAAAGGGACTGATTCGTGGATAGGGATGACTTAACTTCTGCGGtggattttgtttttgaaatatgttgttgtttatttcttaatCACTATAGAATAGGGCATGTTATTAAAAAGATAGAGGTCTGCAAACAGACTTTTCTGGTATTGATAATATGGCAAATGAGGCACTTATAAAAGGAATCAAGTTTAGTGCAGAATTGTGTCCGCATGCAGTAAATCATAGAGGACGGTCtcttaatttacgttttttgattgagttaagtctgccaattgatattttatcgtgtgtttttctatgttgtcatgttatgctattgtttcagaaaaagggagaaggtttgggtccattaaaacgtttaatcctgctgcaaatgtttgcacctgtcctaagtcaggaatctgatgtacagtagttgtcgtttgtttatgtgaaatatatgtgtttctcgtttctcgtttttttatatagattataccgttgttTTTTTCCGTtataatggttttacactagtaattttggagccctttatagcttgttgttcggcgtgagccaaggctccgtgttgaaggccgtacattgaccaataatggtttacttttttttaaattgttatttggatggagagttttctcattggcactcacactacaTCTTCCCATATCTATCTCAGAAAGTACAGTGTATGCAACTGTAACTGATGAGATACAGAGAAAAATAACTTCATTATATCCTTAAAATCTATTACTCTAGACAATCGAACATCTGTAGATTTTTAAACTAGCCATCTTGTGTAATATAGACTAAGACGAAGGACATCACTGAATGACCATCCCCCTTGATCTTGACCATTGCAACTCCGAGTTTGACATATATTAAGTATATATTCAAAAATCAGATGATAAGTTTCCTACAATAGTTCATTAACAAAACATAGTGCAATGAATTCTTGAAATcttctatacatttttataaaatatataaaatatatctggTGAACTTACAGTTACTGTAATAGAATTAGAGTTTGTTATGAcagttattgttttaaatttattatttttgtctgaAGGGTACGGTCTAAAGGTCATTGCGTAGTCAGTCTGGTAACATTTGCAAATACGAAGAACTCTAGCCCTTCAGCtaccaaatatattataaaaataacaaagaagaAATGCAACCTGATACAATGATGAGAAAATTTAATTCAGgctgaaggtaaaaaaaaaatatattgcaattAAATAACATCTGCTTCATTTGCTAAGAAGTATATAAACTGTGTGGTGTTAATATTTATCAGGGTTATAATTCAATACGTTATCTGCATTACTAAACTGGAAGTATGTTTGGATATATTCTACTCATCGCCGTTTCCGTAATCACTATTCAAGTGAGtagtttttcatatatattcaaCATAAGTTATTGTtatcaattattattaaatattattattattattattattttagttttattattataaaaatcatacTATAATAAGGTACGTTGATATTGATGATGGGGATAATAAGTTTCTCCTTTCCTTTTTATCTGCgtttagtttttatttgtttcgtTCTTTGTTTTTTCCTTTCAAATCCAAAACAAGATTTTTCGAGATGTtggattttttattcaattaagaATCTTGATTGGCAAATACGTTTGACCTTTGTCTTCAACCTTGGATAATTCAGTTATTGAACAAGCCAATTGAAATGTTTTGCATGTCTCCTCTTGTTTAAATCAAACGACGAACAATGAAGTCTTGATATAAAATGATGCATGTGCATATTGTTGGTAAACAAACAGTTTGCTTCATTTGTAATTATCcatttgcaaattaaaacatatttttttggtattttttttcaaacgggATGTATAAAGACATACCCTCACCTGTCGATGCAATTAATTTTTTTGGCATTGTACAAGTCAATTCTTCTTGACTGTCCATGACGTTAAAAAAGCTAAATTTTAACTTCAACGAACTATGAACATCAGAATTATTTAGTATGTAAAAgtaatatctttttccttttATGCTGTATACCTAACTACAAAAGTACTTGTATTTACCTGTATATGATATTATTGCAAatggcagatttttgtttaagtttattatttttttttctaaaattgtttaacatttcacaGTGGTATAAATGTATTACTTTAATTTCTCATACCTAACTTTATTGactttgtgttaaaattgtatCATAGATCAATTATTATAGttatcatagaaaccaggataATTCAGTACgccggacgcgcgtttcgtgtacataggactcatcagtgacgctcatatgaaaatatttataaagccaaactcATTTATCGGTTCAGTGTTATTCGCTTGTGTTAATATTTCTtcttgagttaagccatttcaattgataaggGTGAAAACTTGGTACCagtaaaacgtttaaaccccgctgcaattgtttatacttatcctaagtcaggaatctgatgttcgtttctcgtttttatttagattagacCATTAGTCTATTCCATTGAgtagttttacactagtatctGATTccccctttatagcttgctgtgtAGTATAAGctaaggctctgtgttgaataccgtattttgacctttattgtttagttttataaattgtgaagtggatggagagttgtctcattgccacgCATACCTCATCTTACTCAATCTTTtccactattttttttaaaaatgaatataataactatttattttttgtttttcctttttaggCACGAAGTTGTAAGTAAAGTAATAATTATAAGGAAACTATCATTCGAAATTATGGTACACATTTGTATTCAAATTCCTGACTTTTTAATGTCTATCATTAAATCAGCACATATTGTTTGTCTTGAAGCTCATTAAACTTATTATGTAGAAAAACCTTATGTTacgttttgtatattttgttcttttgacGATTTTTATCATAGCATGCTGAGGTTTTCGTCGTCTTATCAATTTAAATGTTGCTTTGGTATGGTCCGCCTTAAGTTGGTACGGTAGTATTTGCATatttgctcttttgtgtactcTACTTAGGTAactgtatctaaacagtgtgattggacaaaaatacagtatcaactgaacatacttccCCGAACCAAGGACTTAAAATAGATACGTCCCTGCCCGAACTGAGGGAtaaatcaggtgtagaaaaatatgaaataattttacatactgatgaaaatgaatttttgagatttttttaaaattttgtattcactgcaccataaaagacctaaaattACTAGTGAACTTAGGTTTcgaaaaatagcaaaaaaagtaaatggtCATGATGCAATgtacatattcaaattcatttctgaatagtAAAATGAGAGTAcgtcagttaactgtgaatgtagatgttttttgcagtgttagacagtggtaaaaattctaaaaaggctatcgtTATCCCTTATGGGCCAGGacatactaccgtgccacctcaATTGGGGCGGAGCAAATATATAACAagaaatgtttctttttaaaatattatttttcagacAAATGCGGTAGTAGACctgtatgtaatatatattgCAAATACGGTAACCATGTCGACCAAGATGGATGTgatatttgtaaatgtaaacaaCCTCGTAAGTACACACTTAACACACAATagtaagttattttaaaaagatggaTTATGGGTACCGGTACTTTCTGTTTCAAACTAACATATGCGAATGGTTACAATAAAGTATGtagaatacaaaaacaaaatggatTCTATATCTTACGTTCATTTATGATTATCGCTTTATAGATTTTTTGGGTTCTATGCTTTTGTCGGAATAATAAACACCTTCAAAATATAGAGACTAAAATTCCATTGGATGATGTTATAAtcaccaaaacaaacaaatagaacAGTATATTGTGAGATCCTTGAAGCAAGACGATGACATCTGGATTGTATTTTGATCAGATCGTTGATGATCAAACAACATGCACAACTACTGATTGAAATCGAGTGACTAATTGATCGTCGTATACTGAATCCATGAAAGGTCAATTATTTGAGCAGTCTGCTTTGCATTGATAacttaaacataattttaaattgataaaaaatccaCAGTTACTTTCAAACTGATTCAAATAAAGATAGTGTATCCATGGCTTATTTACAGGCTTTCTGACGTATGCAAATTCAAATTCTGCCTATCCATTTCTAAAGGTTTTATTAGGTCAAACGATCAATCAGATGAACAGTAAAACAAACCTGTATAATTAATATTTGGTTATGTTCTGAAGCCTCAAATATCACCGTTAAATATTCTTTCCTTGTCTCCTTATTCAAAGATAACattaacattttacttttaagtttTTACTTAAATGTTCGTTAATGAATAATTTTTCAGCACACTGTTCAGCTGTGATGTGTATGATGCATTGTGAACACGGATTTAAAGTTGGATCTGATGGATGTGAAATTTGTAAATGCAACCAGCCTCGTAAGTTTATATGAGGGGGGGCAATACCTTTTTGTGTTAACCCACTATGGTCTTTTTCAAGgtgttgttaactgttttcTGAAATCAATTTAAGCTGTTCACTTTTTCAACCCACTTTGTTAACTTTGTTGTGATTCCGAGTATATCTTAAGACCAATATATACCTTGGATGGTCGTTCCTGCAGGAACGGCCGATTGCTCTTCCTAGCGTGAATAGTCGTCTGTATAAGCCATTAGTTCAACCGGAAGAAGATGGTTTCTGGGAAGTGCTTCGGACATCTCTAGATGGTCTGTCTGATTACCTTAAACTAACCCTCCGATTACTACAAATTTATCAGCATTTTTGCATTTTgtgttaactgttttttttacaaaaatcgaggtgttgttaacatgttaacagACCCCCTGTTGCTCCCATCtcttatttgattattaaatcTAACTGTATTCCAATTGTTTGCAAATCAGTATAAATCATAATTGATAAGAACACTTTGtacaaaataaaggcaacagtagtataccgctgttcaaaacttataaatccatggacaatgTGACATTTTGTTATTACAAATTTAAACAGATTCGATAGAACCTGACTAATTAATCAGATTTGTGTTGGGCGAGAGAAGGACAAAGGTcagttttttattattcattttggGTGTGGGGGTTATTAAACGGTTGAACGATTTCAGAAATATGTTAACATTTGGAGATTTTGTAATTTCTTATGAAAAAGTTTATGTTGCATAGGGGTTCAATTGAATTTTACTCATGCAAACTCTATACCTATATCATTCGTTTGACCTTACATACAAAACCGTTACCTTTGCTGTTTTTATAAGGATCCAGAGTTATACTGATAAAGGTTTATGAGTTAAAGCATACCGACAAAgctttacttaaaaaaaaaaaagggtttaTCAGTTGAACAATTGAGAATAAATTTCTGATCTTAGTTTAgtaatttttactttcattttattccaaggaaaatttacatatttactTAATAAggttatataaatttttagctcACTGCCCCGATGTTATGTGTGCTATATATTGTGGACACGGCTTTAAAGTTGGAGCTAATGGTTGTGAAATTTGTAAATGCAACCAGCCTCGTAAGTATATTAGTAAACTAAATCTCATTTTCCAAATCGTTGCACAAATCTCTTGACTTtgaacaacatacatgtatgaaaattgGTTATCTAAATTAtaacattatacaaaaaaaatgcattgctATGCTCCATCTAGaggcaatacattttattgttggTCTATGCGTTCGTTCGGTCTGTCCCGCTtctgattaaagtttttggtcaaggaagGTTTTAATgatgttgaagtccaatcaccttcaaacttagtacatatgttccctatgatatgatcttagtaattttaatgcctaattagAAGTTTGACCCCAATTACACGGTTCAATGAACAACGAAAATAACAGTGCGAgaggggcattcgtgtactacggacattttcttgttttattataattaaattatttttttgggggggggagggggcgGGTAGAATGTAtactctttttttataatttgtttgggTGTGTTGactttgatttaaacaaaagtttaga
The nucleotide sequence above comes from Mytilus trossulus isolate FHL-02 chromosome 5, PNRI_Mtr1.1.1.hap1, whole genome shotgun sequence. Encoded proteins:
- the LOC134717656 gene encoding antistasin-like codes for the protein MANEALIKGIKFSAELCPHAARSYKCGSRPVCNIYCKYGNHVDQDGCDICKCKQPPHCSAVMCMMHCEHGFKVGSDGCEICKCNQPPHCPDVMCAIYCGHGFKVGANGCEICKCNQPPHCPDLSCRMFCDHGFRVGADGCQICQCRTPVRVGMESKDERLSKNNIYEHKVSTIKFKVHFLCLFYFSPASCYKCKRN